CCAATAATTATTGTCTAACTAGTTAGATAATCCTGGACagtaattatttgtttttcctttcttggAGCATTTGATTGCTTGACAAGGACTGTGATTTAATGAAATTGAACAGAATATACCAAATTATTCTTAAAAACTGTGTACGATAGCAGCAATGCCATTTATTCATATACAATAATAACATGACATTTGAATACAAAAGCCTTTTTTGCATCTTAGAAGTCTGgtactttaatgtttttatataatattcatAGTTTTGGGGTCCTGTTATACAGAAGATAGAGACTGCACCAGCTCAGTGAGAGTGATGGTAACTCCTAGTGGCCATCTTGACTCATCATCACTCCTGTATGTCTCTTTACAGCAGCAAGTCTCAGAGAGCCTGGAGATCCGCCTGAATGCCCTCGAGGATTCCTACGCACTGGCCCAGAAACAGGTGGGCATGGCCTTGGCTACAGCTGAGCAGCTCAGGACGTCTGACCTCCCCGCTCAGGTGATGTCTCTCCACACGGAGATGAAAAACCGCCTGGCAGAGATGCAGCAGGCCACCGTGTCCCTGGAGCAGCTGAGCCAGCTGCAGAGCATGCTGATGGGCAAGAGTGAGGAGTTTGAGGTTGTCAGGATCCAGGTGGAGGGCCTGTCCACACTGAGTCACGAGCTATCCCAGAAGGTGGAAGGCTTGACGGGGAGCATGGTAGAAGCAGAGTCAAAGCTGGAGGAGAGAGTCGGGGAGGTTGCCACACTGAGCGCTAGCCTGGACGGACAGGCGTCCGAGGTGCAGAGACTGAAGCAGCAGTTGGAGTCCTACCAGGCTCAGCTGGAGGCCAGCACTCTGGAGATGGCTAATCTCAGGTAGGCTGTGGGAAAAAGCAGATGCTTTTGGAGCTGTTGGGAAAATAGCTCACCTCCTCTGACCCATGACTTTATGTTGACTTTGACAAAGCCCTGTTGTCTGCCACTGTCTCTATATTACTCTAGACCAGAGTCTGTAGGCCTCATGTCCACATTGTAAGATTCTTCTGATCTGTACAAACATTTCTTTGTATTGATGATTTTTGAAGTTCAATGAtttgcataacatttttttgCAAGGCAGCCCTCTTTGAAGCTCAAGTAAACAAATTACATATGTGGTTCACAGGCTGCAGTTGCACACTAGGAAGCTATGTAATGAAGAAATGCATGTCAATAGTTTAACAATAAGTGTTCAGGCTTCATGGGGCTTCACTAAAATActttattgtgttatttcttCTGACATTGCTTTCCCCGGaactcaaaaaacaacattgataTCGCAATCTTAACTTACAAACTTtgtctgtcttctgtctttCAGAGAGTTGCTTGGGAATGAACCGCTCCTGCAGGGCAGCGTGGAGGAACAGACCGATACGGTATGTCAGAGTCTGCAGGATCAAAACTCAGCTGCATAACTTACAGGAGCAGGTCACCTAGGAAACCAACTCACAAGCCAATCATATTCGGCCTGATAATCAGACTGAATCGCTAGCATGACAGGCTTCTTATGTCAGGCAATTGGTTTCACAGTAAGATATGCAGGAAGATGATATTGACCTTCTTAATCCTGCTCACAtaactctgattggtcaattcatcATACTTAAACTGGTTATAATATCTGTCAATACTAAACTTTCCTAAATTGCTGAACAAATCTAAGATATGTAGGGTTGTTTAGAAGCCTGTAACCAGACTCAGACTATGTCTCTCCATATAAAATAACTGAATAGGTCAAAGAAATGtatgcctttttttaattagattttaaaaGTTTTCAAACTGTAAAGTTTATGAAGCAGATTATACTGAAGTAGAACTCTAATTGCAGAGCATGCATGAGCACACAAACTGTCAGCACACATGGTCTCCTTACTATTTCTGTACACTGTGTGCCCAAAGGGAACACTAATGAGAGTTTCATCTCATTAATTTGAGGAAGCTAATTGCCTGGCATGATGACTCTGAAGGATTCACATCTACACTTACCTTCATACAGTACACTGTATATTATAGTTGTGTTTGTCATGTTTCTCTCATGTGTTTAGGTAGCAGACTTGTTAATTATTTGATGTCCAGACTGTGGTCTTCTAAAAACTCATATACGGTGTTTTATTGCCTTCTATTGCTGTAGCCTGTGGAAGAGAGAGTGGAAGAGGCAGCTCCTGCAGTAGAAGAAGAGGCAGCTCCCGCAGTCGAGGAAGAGGCAGCTCCCGCAGTCGAGGAAGAGGCAGCTCCCGCAGTCGAGGAAGAGGCAGCTGCAGCACCTGAAGAAGTGGAGGAACCTTCTGCAATTGTAGAAGAAGAGGCATCCAATACTGAGGCAGAAGGAGCGGGAGAGGAAAGTGAAGAAGAGGCAGCTGCACAGGATGAAGCCCCTGTCGAGCAGGAGGACTCTGTGACAGATGACGCTGCTCCTGCAGAGGAGGTCGAGGCCATAGAGgaggctgaggaagaggagtctGCTGCCTTATCAGAAAAGACAGAAGAGGAGGCCCAGGAAGCAGAGGAGGTGGTGTCTGAAGGAGATGGGGGactggaagaggaggaagtgttagaagaagaggaagaacagcAGGATGTAGCAGCTGAAGAGGAGGCAGAAGAGACGGATGAAGAAGTAGATGAGCCATTAGAAAATGATGCTTCACCAGAGGATGAATGTAAGTGAGATTAAAGTGAGAAAACTTCTTTACAAACAAAATCTGTGATATCACTACTAATGAAttcttgtttttcctgttttacagAGTGCATATCACCAGAAAGGGATTTTTTTCCACACCGGACATATCAAGGAAGGAGAATGAGAACTTTCTCAGTACAAGAATCACAGTCAACAATACGACAGATACTGTAGAAGGCATTATTGAGTGCTGTGTTTTGGTGCAGTTTTCATTATGTGGTTGCTCTTTGAAAGGCAGACCTCAGTCAGAAGAAATTAGTCAATATGCTGGACCTCAAAGCATGAGTTAGGAAATGGGTAATTCAGGGTGTTCCTGCCAATAACAACCTCAGAAGCCTTAATCCATACAATAATGACATGTCTTTCTACAGAGCATTTCCACTCTTCATCACTCATGTTTTGTCAAAGTTAGGTTCTGTATTAAACTGGAAAGCCAATGACATAAAAAGAAGTTACTGCCTAAACTGTTTGTCAATGCACTTGAAGCCATAAGTAGTGCTTGTCTTTGTTAGAGTAACTAAATGTATCCCAGTTGTTTACACAGACAACATGGGTAACTAAAGAGctaacacaataataaaaacaagcatCTTTTGATGAGATAAACAAGAATACCTGTCTTTAAAATATAGGACAAACTGTAGTTgatagattttttttacttttgaaagtACTGTGTTACAGTGCTTTAAAACTGGAGGATTGCTTTTACCCAGCACTTTCCTTCAACTGATTACAATTACACCCAGTCACCTGTAGTTTGTAATATACAGTGGTGTTAAAGTCCTGTACCAAGAACTATTTCAATAGCATCTTACatattcagatttttcttcAGACTATGCATCATGTAGTGCTGTTGTGAGCcacaatacaaacagaaatgatatGCATTATTGTCACCTTTTGAATAATGTTTGGACAAAAAGCAGTTGTCTGTAACTATGAGAGGAGCTTCAGGAATAAACTGCTCTCCAGGATTACAAATTGTGGCACATAATAGCATctaaatattgcatttcttGTGTGGcattcaaataaacacagaggTGAGACTCCAACATGGTTAGTTTTAATCAAAACAACACCAATTAGACCTACAATCATCACTGTAAGTTAACATTACAGCTGCAAATGTGGATCTTGTGTGTGAAGACGGCCACATGACAGGTTAGTGCAGCAGAGTCAGAACAGTA
The Eleginops maclovinus isolate JMC-PN-2008 ecotype Puerto Natales chromosome 1, JC_Emac_rtc_rv5, whole genome shotgun sequence genome window above contains:
- the LOC134864106 gene encoding uncharacterized protein LOC134864106 isoform X2; translation: MTAKHRKGKNNYKHEDNFFKNDATETEVRGGGNNIALHLVLFLLIVICGATGSWFCFQQHQTLTYLTDNLMGMQMKIVKLQSSHEEMRQSNSQQVSESLEIRLNALEDSYALAQKQVGMALATAEQLRTSDLPAQVMSLHTEMKNRLAEMQQATVSLEQLSQLQSMLMGKSEEFEVVRIQVEGLSTLSHELSQKVEGLTGSMVEAESKLEERVGEVATLSASLDGQASEVQRLKQQLESYQAQLEASTLEMANLRELLGNEPLLQGSVEEQTDTPVEERVEEAAPAVEEEAAPAVEEEAAPAVEEEAAPAVEEEAAAAPEEVEEPSAIVEEEASNTEAEGAGEESEEEAAAQDEAPVEQEDSVTDDAAPAEEVEAIEEAEEEESAALSEKTEEEAQEAEEVVSEGDGGLEEEEVLEEEEEQQDVAAEEEAEETDEEVDEPLENDASPEDE
- the LOC134864106 gene encoding uncharacterized protein LOC134864106 isoform X1 — encoded protein: MTAKHRKGKNNYKHEDNFFKNDATETEVRGGGNNIALHLVLFLLIVICGATGSWFCFQQHQTLTYLTDNLMGMQMKIVKLQSSHEEMRQSNSQQQVSESLEIRLNALEDSYALAQKQVGMALATAEQLRTSDLPAQVMSLHTEMKNRLAEMQQATVSLEQLSQLQSMLMGKSEEFEVVRIQVEGLSTLSHELSQKVEGLTGSMVEAESKLEERVGEVATLSASLDGQASEVQRLKQQLESYQAQLEASTLEMANLRELLGNEPLLQGSVEEQTDTPVEERVEEAAPAVEEEAAPAVEEEAAPAVEEEAAPAVEEEAAAAPEEVEEPSAIVEEEASNTEAEGAGEESEEEAAAQDEAPVEQEDSVTDDAAPAEEVEAIEEAEEEESAALSEKTEEEAQEAEEVVSEGDGGLEEEEVLEEEEEQQDVAAEEEAEETDEEVDEPLENDASPEDE